ACTTGGCTGATATAGCGATCTGCCCACTGCTTATCAAAGGCTTTTTCGAGTACACGGCGGGTCTTATCATTTTGCTGCTGCTCTGAGCAGTAATTTTTTTGCCCTTCTAGATGAATCTGCTGTTTTTCTGCGGAAAGGGGAGCTAATTGCAGGGCTTGTTGGCAATTGATTTCAAGAAATTCCCGTACGCGTTCGAGAAATAATGCTTCTTCTTGGGCAGTGGTGGGACGTACAAAGAGGCAATACTCCGAGAAAATATAGCCCCATTCTGGTAAAACACGGGGTTCTGAAAAGATAAAGTTGTCTTTGTTTTGTTCTAATAATGCTTTGTACTGGGGTGATAATGTTCTGTCGGCAGTGGTCGGAGATAAGTCAACGATCGCCGCACTGATCCCCCGTGGCCCAGCTACAATATCACAGCCAAACATCGGCAGCGCATACTTAGAGCGCGGAAACATCACACAGTGGAGAATGTCGAGATTTTTACCAACTTTGGCCATTTCTAGGTGCATTTTGCGGAAATGTTGGCTTTGGTAACAGGTATTTTCAATGACGAGGCGTTCTCCCTCTAGTTTGCCTTCGATGTAGCCGAGACCCTCTGGTAACACAAAGGGCTCTAAATCTAGATAACGATGCCATGATGTTGTGATCACATCTGCCAACTGCTGTATGAGGGGATAAAACACTGACTTTACAGGCGAAGGGTGGCTAGAGATCATACTAAAGTGTTGGCTAAGGAAAGTGGCAAACTACCGCTACTGGAGCATCTCACAGGGGTGAGTCGTGCCAAACGGGGTAAAGATAGCTTTAAAGATATACTGAGACAGGATCAAATACTTATATATTGTTCCATAAATTAACTTTATTGTGAGAGTGCAATATGTTTGGTTTGGGTTGGCCAGAGGTCTTGGTGATTCTTGGTGTTGTTGTTCTCATCTTTGGGTCGAAGCGAATTCCTGAAGTGGGTAGTGCTCTCGGTAAAACTTTACGCGGCTTTAAGGAAGAAATTGAATCGCCTGAGGAAACAGAGGATTTTGTTGACCGTGATGCTTGATGTTTTGTGTGGGTTTTTTTGTGACACGGTATTTGGTGTGCAGCAAGGGTTATTAAATTAAGGCGATCGCCTAATCTACTGATTTTATAGACACGAATTGCATCGGTTGCTAGGGTTGTGCCATGGAGCTGTTGGGTGTGATCTCGGTTAACCATTGTTAGGAATGTCTATGATTGAAGTCGAGCAACTGAGCAAAATGTATGGCTCTACGCCGGCGATCGCCGATTTGAGTTTTAAGGTTGACGCGGGGGAAATTGTTGGTTTTTTGGGGCCTAATGGTGCCGGAAAAACCACGACAATGCGGATTTTGTCGGCCTATCTGCCCGCGACCTCTGGTACGGCAAAAATTGCCGGTCATGATGTTCATGATGAATCTTTAGCCGTACGACAAAATATTGGTTATTTACCGGAAAAATTACCTTTGTATCCGGAAATGACGGTAGAAGGGTTTCTAGATTTTGTTGCGCAAATTAAAGGGGTTAGTGCTGGCGATCGCCCCGAAAAGGTTGATATTGCCATAGACATCTGTCAACTGGAAGCACAGCGCTCTATGGTAATTCGTAAGTTGTCGCGGGGCTTTCGGCAGCGGGTGGGCATTGCCCAAGCCATTGTCCACGAACCTCCGGTCATTATTCTCGATGAGCCGACCATTGGTTTAGATCCCGCCCAGCTCATTGAGATGCGAAACCTCATTAAATCGTTGGCTGGCGATCGCACGGTATTACTATCGACTCACCTATTGTCGGAAGTGAGTATGACCTGTTCACGGGTGGTGATGATTAACCAAGGTCATTTGGTGGCGACAGATACACCGGACAATTTACGGGCAATGGTCAGTGGCGATGGTGGCTACTATCTAGAGATTGATGGTAATCCAGAACAGCTCAGACCTTTGTTGGCGGTTGTGCCGGGGGTAATGGCCATTAAAACAGCAATATTAGGCGATCGCCGCGCCAGTTTAGACATTAGTATTGCGGCGAACTATGAACCGGGGCGGGATTTAGCATCGATCGTGGTTAGTGCTGGCATGGGACTGTACGAAATGCGGCGGACTCGTTCTTCCCTAGAGGATGTTTTCCTTGCCCTTACCCGTGAAGATCCGACCTTCTCTGAACCTGAACAGTGGGGCGATCGCCCTGAGCGAACATGATTTTAAATAATATTTTGGCAATATTGCGACGGGAACTACAACAATATTTTTTTTCCCCTGTTTCTTATATTTTCGCCACCTTATTTTGGTTTCTGGCGGGTATTTTCTTTTTAAATTTTCTCATTGGCCCACAAAGTATTGTGATGGATGTGGCAATGCGAGAACAGCAGGGTTTGCCCTTGCCTCCCATTGATGTGGCGGCGGAATTTTTGCAACTGTTTTGGAGCGTTATTGGCGCATTAAGTTCATTTCTCTTGCCCTTACTTTCCATGGGTTTATATGCCGAAGAACGCAAACAGGGGACGTTAGAGTTGTTGGCGACTTCGCCCCTGACCAACTGGTCTGTCGCTGTGGGTAAACTATTGGGGGTTGTCTCCTTTTTCTCCGTGTTGCTTGTCCCCATTGTGCTGTGGGAGATCATTGTGATTGGGGCAGCTGAACCGGCTGTTCCTTTACTGACCTTTCTCTGGATGCATGTTGGGGTTTTACTGTTGGCGGCGGCGGTTTTATCGCTGGGGATGTTTATTTCGTCCTTGACGGAAAGTGCTTTAATTGCGGCAATTATGACCTTTTCCCTTGTTCTTGTCCTGTGGTTTTTAGAATTATTGGGCGATCGCCTGACTGGTTATTGGGGGGGGGTCATTCGGCATCTTTCGTTGTTGCGCCATTACAACAATTTTTTGGTGGGCATTGTCGATAGTAGCAGTCTCGTTTTATTTGTGAGCTATATCGTTTTGGGGGTCGTTTTAACTGCCCAATCCATCGAATACCTGCGGTTTGCACGGCGATAAGCTGCTATGGTTTCCTTGGTTGAAGGTGTATTTTTAGCATTTTTTTGGAAATCTTTCGGTGTGATGTGCTGGAGTCGTTAGGGTGTAGCTACAGCTTTGATATCACTATGTTGTAAGGGTTTTTAAACTCAGCTCAGATTTATGGGGAATTGGTCTCGTTATCTAATTTGGTGTGGAGCGGCGATCGCCATTGCGAGTTTGGTGATGCTGACGGCGGTGCAAAGTAATATTTTGCTGGCCTACGGCGTGATGACGGTCGGCTTAACCCTGCTCATTTGCGGCATTGCCCTACAAGATCAAACCCAAGCTCGACTAACGGCTTTTTGGGCACGGCGTTCGACTCAGTTGGGGGCCAATGGTTTTTTGTCGGCGATCGCCGTGTTATTTATTTGGCTATCGCTCAATGGCATTGCCGCTCAATTTGCCGTACGCCTTGATCTCACGGAAACCCAAGTCAATTCCCTCTCCTCCCAAACCAGAGAAACCCTGCAAAAACTAGACGAACCACTAAAAATTTGGCTATTTCAAGAAATCGACGATGCCGATATTACCCCTTTTCTCGAAAATTACCGCCGCATCAACCCCCGCGTTCAGTATCAATTTGTCGATCCCGACATTGATGTGCGGCTCATTCGTCGTTTTAATGTGCAAAATCGCGGTGAAGTCCATCTTGAATACGGCGATCGCACCCAGTTTGTGCAGACTTTAGCTATTGAAGAATCCCTGACCGAAGCCAAATTAACAAACAGCATTTTAAGAATTACCAGCGATCGCCAACCGCACCTCTATTTACTCCAAGGCCATGGCGAACCCCCCATTGACGACTCTCCCAAGGGGTTAGTACAGATGGTCAAAGCCCTCGAAACCCAAGGTTATCGCGTCAGTCCACTAAATCTTATTCAAACGCCCACCCTGCCCACCGATGGCGACATCATTGCCGTCATTGCGCCCCAAGCCGCTTTACTCCCCGGCGAAGTCGAATTGCTCCAAGAATTTCTTGAACAACAAAAAAGTTTACTCATTCTGTTAGACCCCAACACCGATCCGAAACTGACACAACTGTGGGAAGAATGGGGCATTACCCTAGACCAACGGATTTTAATTGATGGCGATCGCCG
The genomic region above belongs to [Limnothrix rosea] IAM M-220 and contains:
- a CDS encoding GldG family protein, with the translated sequence MGNWSRYLIWCGAAIAIASLVMLTAVQSNILLAYGVMTVGLTLLICGIALQDQTQARLTAFWARRSTQLGANGFLSAIAVLFIWLSLNGIAAQFAVRLDLTETQVNSLSSQTRETLQKLDEPLKIWLFQEIDDADITPFLENYRRINPRVQYQFVDPDIDVRLIRRFNVQNRGEVHLEYGDRTQFVQTLAIEESLTEAKLTNSILRITSDRQPHLYLLQGHGEPPIDDSPKGLVQMVKALETQGYRVSPLNLIQTPTLPTDGDIIAVIAPQAALLPGEVELLQEFLEQQKSLLILLDPNTDPKLTQLWEEWGITLDQRILIDGDRRSEQLGYGNTTVLVTNYGNHPITRDLEDNISLYQFVRPVSIKTVEGIDANSFLFSDERTWAESNLPSPDATFDPATDLRGPVDFGIALESQVQPDPELPKTRLVVIGNTTLAANNGFIQYANGDILLNTMNWLDQNRDVSLAIRPRSPQNRRLQLTTFQVDLVSWLAPVIFPLGGLMTCLVLFKKRR
- a CDS encoding ABC transporter ATP-binding protein — protein: MIEVEQLSKMYGSTPAIADLSFKVDAGEIVGFLGPNGAGKTTTMRILSAYLPATSGTAKIAGHDVHDESLAVRQNIGYLPEKLPLYPEMTVEGFLDFVAQIKGVSAGDRPEKVDIAIDICQLEAQRSMVIRKLSRGFRQRVGIAQAIVHEPPVIILDEPTIGLDPAQLIEMRNLIKSLAGDRTVLLSTHLLSEVSMTCSRVVMINQGHLVATDTPDNLRAMVSGDGGYYLEIDGNPEQLRPLLAVVPGVMAIKTAILGDRRASLDISIAANYEPGRDLASIVVSAGMGLYEMRRTRSSLEDVFLALTREDPTFSEPEQWGDRPERT
- the tatA gene encoding twin-arginine translocase TatA/TatE family subunit, producing MFGLGWPEVLVILGVVVLIFGSKRIPEVGSALGKTLRGFKEEIESPEETEDFVDRDA
- a CDS encoding ABC transporter permease, which produces MILNNILAILRRELQQYFFSPVSYIFATLFWFLAGIFFLNFLIGPQSIVMDVAMREQQGLPLPPIDVAAEFLQLFWSVIGALSSFLLPLLSMGLYAEERKQGTLELLATSPLTNWSVAVGKLLGVVSFFSVLLVPIVLWEIIVIGAAEPAVPLLTFLWMHVGVLLLAAAVLSLGMFISSLTESALIAAIMTFSLVLVLWFLELLGDRLTGYWGGVIRHLSLLRHYNNFLVGIVDSSSLVLFVSYIVLGVVLTAQSIEYLRFARR
- a CDS encoding phycocyanobilin:ferredoxin oxidoreductase — its product is MISSHPSPVKSVFYPLIQQLADVITTSWHRYLDLEPFVLPEGLGYIEGKLEGERLVIENTCYQSQHFRKMHLEMAKVGKNLDILHCVMFPRSKYALPMFGCDIVAGPRGISAAIVDLSPTTADRTLSPQYKALLEQNKDNFIFSEPRVLPEWGYIFSEYCLFVRPTTAQEEALFLERVREFLEINCQQALQLAPLSAEKQQIHLEGQKNYCSEQQQNDKTRRVLEKAFDKQWADRYISQVLFDVPS